Proteins co-encoded in one Salarias fasciatus chromosome 4, fSalaFa1.1, whole genome shotgun sequence genomic window:
- the psmg3 gene encoding proteasome assembly chaperone 3, translating into MSGPIIKSRQAQKEVNGIPTEVVCTEFSNYVFIVLTQYGKIGTLVSVTPDSRSNDLSTPTFSTKVLLGKDEPLTHVCAKNLALFVSQEAGNRPVLLGLALKDSSIESINQLKDVIRSCKVW; encoded by the exons ATGTCCGGGCCCATCATCAAATCGAGGCAAGCACAGAAAGAAGTCAATGGAATTCCAACAGAAGTCGTCTGCACAGAGTTCAGCAATTACGTATTCATCGTTCTCACACAGTACGGCAAAATCGGGACGTTGGTATCCGTCACACCCGACTCCAGGTCTAATGATCTCAGCACCCCCACGTTCTCCACCAAAGTACTGCTGGGCAAAGACGAG CCGCTGACACACGTCTGTGCCAAAAACCTGGCGTTGTTCGTGTCACAGGAAGCTGGAAACAGGCCCGTCTTACTGGGACTGGCACTAAAGGATTCTTCTATAGAATCAATTAATCAGTTAAAAGATGTCATCAGAAGTTGCAAAGTGTGGTAG